Proteins from a single region of Heterodontus francisci isolate sHetFra1 chromosome 27, sHetFra1.hap1, whole genome shotgun sequence:
- the LOC137384945 gene encoding C-type lectin Cal-like yields the protein MCNSLWQKATDASTINNFESEIDKFCYSQRFEERLFTADMMLVMALVLSALLVNEVAENKKVGTETDKDLDLNQAFEKHTILEKGPCAADWFYFPYLSSCYNVFSIEKTWIDAELHCQASGGHLASIHWEEQNKFIRQVAAAKNQQNNFIWVGLSDIHKVRTFLWTDGSTYDFRNWDENQPDDYQGNEKCVHMNHELWNDLPCDTKLHFVCSYKLHCCQ from the exons atgtgTAACTCTCTCTGGCAAAAAGCAACAGATGCTAGCACAATTAATAATTttgaatctgagattgataaattttgctATAGCCAAAG GTTTGAGGAAAGGCTCTTCACTGCAGACATGATGCTGGTGATGGCTTTGGTGTTGAGTGCGTTGCTTGTCAATGAAGTGGCAG AGAACAAGAAAGTGGGGACAGAAACTGATAAGGATTTGGACTTGAATCAGGCGTTTGAGAAACATACCATCCTTGAGAAAGGACCTTGTGCCGCTGATTGGTTTTATTTTCCTTATCTCTCCTCCTGTTACAATGTCTTCTCCATTGAAAAGACTTGGATAGATGCTGAG CTGCACTGCCAGGCTTCAGGTGGCCATCTTGCCTCCATACACTGGGAGGAACAGAACAAATTCATTCGTCAGGTGGCTGCGGCTAAAAATCAACAAAATAATTTCATTTGGGTCGGCTTGAGTGACATTCACAAG GTGCGGACTTTCCTTTGGACTGATGGATCTACATATGATTTCAGAAACTGGGATGAGAATCAGCCCGATGATTATCAGGGGAATGAGAAATGTGTGCATATGAATCATG AGCTTTGGAATGATCTGCCGTGTGATACCAAATTGCATTTCGTTTGTTCCTACAAACTTCACTGTTGTCAGTAG